A genomic window from Yarrowia lipolytica chromosome 1D, complete sequence includes:
- a CDS encoding 60S ribosomal protein uL16 (Compare to YALI0D13104g, similar to uniprot|P41805 Saccharomyces cerevisiae YLR075w GRC5 60S large subunit ribosomal protein, similar to Saccharomyces cerevisiae RPL10 (YLR075W); ancestral locus Anc_8.10), whose product MWWGRQDPCDGQDIGTVMGTRPMLWERQNSSCDGPLLAVALVFITSLRSSIFSAAVCDLFTLFVNSKKPFVSMSYLQHATDLKHYMVHVVCLLLVHVGTYKALFAGSFLLLNTPSNPSHLLTPEMARRPAKCYRYQKNKPFPKSRYNRAVPDPKIRIYDLGRKRAHVDDFPLCIHLVSNEREQLSSEALEAARICANKYITKVSGREAFHMRIRAHPFHVLRINKVLSCAGADRLAQGMRGAWGKPAGLAARVDIGQVLISIRTKDNNKATVIEGLRRCRYKFPGQQKIIISKKWGFTNLDREEYMTRRQNGEIKEDGAYVKFLTKKGPLAESLAEFPDYNGVSV is encoded by the coding sequence ATGTGGTGGGGACGACAAGACCCATGTGATGGGCAAGACATTGGCACTGTGATGGGCACAAGACCCATGTTGTGGGAGCGACAAAACTCTTCATGTGATGGTCCCCTGCTAGCGGTTGCGCTCGTCTTTATTACCTCCTTGCGCTCCTCTATCTTTTCTGCCGCCGTGTGTGATCTTTTCACTCTTTTTGTCAACTCTAAAAAGCCATTTGTCAGCATGTCATACCTGCAGCACGCCACAGATTTAAAGCACTATATGGTGcatgttgtgtgtttgtTACTGGTGCATGTTGGTACATATAAGGCACTTTTCGCCGGCTCTTTTCTACTCCTCAACACTCCTTCCAATCCAAGTCACCTACTAACTCCAGAAATGGCTCGACGACCCGCTAAGTGTTACCGATACCAGAAGAACAAGCCCTTCCCCAAGTCTCGATACAACCGAGCCGTGCCCGACCCCAAGATCCGAATCTACGATCTTGGTCGAAAGCGAGCCCACGTCGACGACTTCCCTCTGTGTATCCATCTCGTTTCCAACGAGCGAGAGCAGCTGTCTTCCGAGGCTCTTGAGGCTGCCCGAATCTGTgccaacaagtacatcaccaaggtgTCCGGACGAGAGGCCTTCCACATGCGAATCCGAGCCCACCCCTTCCACGTTCTGCGAATCAACAAGGTGCTTTCTTGCGCTGGTGCCGATCGACTTGCTCAGGGTATGCGAGGAGCCTGGGGTAAGCCCGCCGGTCTTGCTGCCCGAGTTGACATTGGCCAGGTTCTGATTTCCATCCGAACCAaggacaacaacaaggccaCCGTTATCGAGGGTCTGCGACGATGCCGATACAAGTTCCCCGGTCAGCAGAAgatcatcatctccaagaagTGGGGTTTCACCAACCTCGACCGAGAGGAGTACATGACCCGACGACAGAACGGagagatcaaggaggacggTGCCTACGTCAAGTTCCTCACCAAGAAGGGTCCTCTGGCCGAGTCTCTTGCCGAGTTCCCCGACTACAACGGTGTTTCCGTTTAG
- a CDS encoding uncharacterized protein (Compare to YALI0D13090g, similar to uniprot|Q12017 Saccharomyces cerevisiae YOR281c PLP2 IAP-associated factor Viaf1, similar to Saccharomyces cerevisiae PLP2 (YOR281C); ancestral locus Anc_8.743), producing MMNVQVNEAEDTEWNDILRQHGVIPERPPSPTSQIEAALEEAIQKQHDNRLEGLELDELDALEDDEDEAFLEQYRLKRMAEIRSLASREQYGSVVKISKPEYVEEITEASKRDPKNPHLKKATKQQPEEEAEHADARNAIVASGDPRDQDESEGTFVFVHISHGGVPESRLLSGLFDRAAQKFPDVKFVDIDSKQINEKYSLASVPTILVYYKGNPVNQVVALEGIGGKSTNMEDIEAFLVKMGAVRANDKRLIVNQDKDEDELERQGKSIYSGGRGDREESDYDSDFD from the coding sequence ATGATGAACGTGCAAGTGAACGAAGCGGAGGACACGGAATGGAACGACATTCTGCGGCAGCATGGCGTGATTCCCGAGCGGCCCCCGTCGCCCACGTCGCAGATTGAGGCCGCTCTCGAAGAGGCGATCCAGAAGCAGCACGACAACCGGTTGGAGGGTCTGGAGCTAGACGAGCTGGAtgctctggaggacgacgaggacgaggctTTTCTGGAGCAGTACAGGCTCAAGCGAATGGCCGAGATCCGGTCGCTGGCGTCGCGGGAGCAGTATGGCTCAGTGGTGAAGATCTCCAAGCCCGAGtatgtggaggagatcacCGAGGCGAGCAAGAGAGACCCTAAGAATCCACATCTAAAGAAGGCGACGAAGCAGCAGCCGGAAGAGGAGGCGGAACATGCGGACGCTCGCAACGCGATTGTGGCCAGTGGCGATCCTCGTGATCAGGACGAGTCCGAGGGCacgtttgtgtttgtgcacATTAGCCACGGGGGCGTTCCCGAGTCTCGGCTGTTGAGCGGGCTGTTTGACCGGGCTGCTCAAAAGTTTCCGGACGTGAAGTTTGTTGACATTGACTCCAAGCAGATCAACGAAAAGTACTCGCTGGCGTCGGTGCCGACAATTCTGGTCTACTACAAGGGCAACCCCGTGAACCAGGTGGTGGCGCTGGAAGGTATTGGTGGCAAGAGCACCAACATGGAGGATATTGAGGCATTTCTGGTGAAGATGGGCGCGGTGCGGGCGAACGACAAGCGGCTGATTGTCAaccaggacaaggacgaggatgagCTGGAGAGACAGGGCAAGTCGATTTATTCGGGGGGACGAGGAGACCGAGAGGAGAGTGATTACGATAGCGATTTTGATTAG